In Cryptomeria japonica chromosome 10, Sugi_1.0, whole genome shotgun sequence, a genomic segment contains:
- the LOC131060832 gene encoding protein PLANT CADMIUM RESISTANCE 3-like, with amino-acid sequence MSAPKAEHEFQGYPPLPLPPQQIPTGYPTPPHQPPQNPNAQVQCVQPPPPQAPQAHLHYVQQPPPPQAPQAHLQYVQPPPPQASQAHLQYVQPPPPPPPPPYPSPPPQQGNPFRPTEWSSALCACTEDPSLCCLTLWCPCVTFGQIAEIVDEGSPSCGVSGAIYGLLCFTGIALAAITGLGCLSGFGWCYSCTYRSRMRAKFNLAEIPCTDCLLHCCCDLCALCQEYKELKHRGYEPALGWTENLRRQQQGAAPAMEPPTNPTMQK; translated from the exons ATGAGTGCCCCAAAGGCTGAGCATGAATTTCAAGGgtatccccctctccctctccctccgcAGCAAATACCAACTGGGTATCCCACTCCGCCCCACCAGCCACCTCAAAATCCCAATGCTCAGGTGCAATGTGTGCAGCCGCCGCCgcctcaagctccacaagctcaCCTACACTATGTGCAGCAGCCGCCGCCGCCACAAGCTCCGCAAGCTCACCTACAGTATGTGCAGCCGCCGCCGCCTCAAGCATCACAAGCTCACCTACAGTATGTGCAACCGCCACCACCACCGCCGCcacctccttatccttctcctcctcctcaGCAAGGCAACCCTTTTCGTCCCACGGAGTGGTCCTCTGCTCTCTGCGCCTGCACCGAAGATCCATCCCTTT GTTGCCTTACGTTATGGTGCCCCTGCGTCACTTTCGGGCAAATAGCGGAGATAGTAGACGAGGGTTCTCCAT CTTGCGGTGTGAGTGGAGCGATCTATGGGCTGCTCTGTTTCACTGGGATCGCGTTAGCAGCGATCACTGGTCTGGGATGTCTTTCGGGGTTTGGGTGGTGCTATTCATGCACGTATCGAAGCAGGATGCGGGCCAAATTTAACTTGGCAGAGATTCCCTGCACAGATTGTCTGCTCCATTGTTGTTGCGATCTCTGCGCGCTGTGCCAGGAATATAAAGAGCTCAAGCATAGAGGATATGAGCCTGCTCTCG GTTGGACGGAGAATCTGCGAAGACAACAGCAAGGGGCGGCACCCGCCATGGAACCTCCCACTAATCCAACCATGCAAAAATGA